The [Clostridium] scindens ATCC 35704 nucleotide sequence AGAAAAATATCGTTTCTCAGAAAAAGAGGTAACTTATAGATTTAAAATTGTAAACTTGCATAAGGAGTAGTTAGATTGGTTTCATTATATGAGCAAAAAGAGGGAAGTGACAAAAATGATAGAACAGAACCTACAAACTGCTATGGGGAAACAAAGCCATCTAATCCTGAAACACACTTGATTCCACTGATTCTTCAGGTACCTAATGGACAACGCGAACATATTTCAGTATTTGGTACAGACTATCCAACAAAAGATGGTACATGTATCCGTGATTATATCCACGTTATAGATTTAGCTCAGGCGCATATCTTGGCCGTAAAATATCTTATGGCTGGAAATGAAAGCAATATTTTTAACTTAGGAAACGGAGTGGGATTTACTGTAAGAGAAGTAATTGAAATGGCAGAAAAAGTAACTGGTCAATCAATTAAGGTTGTGGAAACAGAGAGCCGAGAAGGGGACCCAGCAGTGCTTATAGCTTCTAGCGAAAAAGCAAAGAATGTTCTTGGATGGAAACCTAAACACAACAGTCTGAAAGAAATTATTCAAACCGCATGGAATTGGCATCAAAGCCATCCGAATGGATATAGAAATATATAAGCATGGATGAAGGAAAAGAAATATTGTCTTGAAGAACTGTGGTTGATTCATCAATGGCTATATCACAGGGGGGAATAAAAGTGAAAAACTATTACATTAACAGCTTATTACATGGTGGAGATTATAATCCGGAACAATGGTTATATGATCCATGTGTTTTGGAAACAGACATTGAATATTTCAAAAAAGCACATATTAATGAAGTGACATTAGGAATTTTCTCATGGGCAATGCTTGAACCAGAAGAAGAACAGTATGATTTTGGATGGATGGAAACAATTATCAATAGATTATACGAAAATGGTATTTCTGTAATACTTGCAACACCTTCCGGAGCTAGACCAAAATGGATGTCTGATAAATATCCGGAAGTATTGCGTGTGGATGAAAAACGTAATAGATTTCTGTATGGAATGAGACATAATCATTGTTATACATCACCAGTATATAGAGAAAAAACGAGAAAAATGAATACGGAGCTGGCAAAACGTTTTGGGAATCACCCCGGTGTAATTGCGTGGCATATTTCCAATGAATATGGCGGAGAATGTCACTGTCCGCTTTGTCAGGAAGCATTTCGTGAATGGTTAAAAGAAAAATATCAGACAATAGATAGGCTGAATTTTGCGTGGGCAACTACTTTCTGGAGTCACAGATACAACGGTTTCGAACAAATTGAGAGCCCTTCATTATGTGGAGAATATGGGCTTCACGGTTTAAATTTGGACTGGAAACGTTTTGTGACTGACAGAACGGTTGATTTTGTACGTCATGAAGTTAAGGCAATTAGAGATGCAGGTTCAGAAAAACCCACAACAATCAATATGATGTATGACTATAAGGGGCTCAATTATCATAAATTCAAAGATGTTGTAGATATTATTTCTTGGGATAATTATCCACAGTGGCATAAAAAAGCAGAATATTTAACTGCAATGGATAATGGAATGCAACATGATATTATGAGAAGCATTAAACATCAACCATACTTATTGATGGAAAGTTGTCCAGCGGCTACGAATTGGCAACCTGTGAGTAAACTGAAAAAACCAGGGATGCTTCATCTTGCGTCATTACAGGCTATTGCACATGGTTCCGACAGTGTTCAGTATTTTCAATTGCGTCAGAGCAGAGGTTCTTCAGAAAAATTTCATGGGGCTGTGATTGATCATTACGGAGGTAGTGATACAAGAGTATTTGATGAAGTTACTCGAGTAGGTAAATCTCTTGAACAGCTTCAAGAAATTGTTGGTACGCAGGTAGAGGCTAAAGTAGCCGTGTTGTTTGACTGGGAAAATCGTTGGGCAATGGAGGATGCACAGGGACCAAGGAATAAAGGCCTATATTATAAAGAAACTGTAGAAAAATCATATTATGCATTTAGAAAACTGGGCTTAGATGTTGATGTGATTGACATGGAGCAGGCATTGGAGTCATATTCGATTGTTGCAATTCCGATGTTGTACATGTTCAGAGATGGCTTTGAAAATAAAGTAAGAACATTTGTAGAAAATGGCGGGACTGTAATCATGACTTATTGGTCAGGAATCGTAGATGATACAGATCTGTGTTATCTCGGGGGAACACCGCATGGATTGATGGATGTATTTGGGATTCGGAGTACAGAAATTGATGCATTATACGACTGGGAAAGTAATACTTCAATCCCTGTAAAGGGCAACTCTTTGAAAATGACTTCGGAATGGAAATGCAAAAATCTTTGTGATCTTGTAAAAACTACTTCAGCAGAAGTGTTAGCAGTTTATGGAGAAGACTTTTATGCGGGAATGCCAACAGCTACAAAAAATCGGTTTGGTAGAGGCAATGCATATTATATTTGTGCTGATTTCGAACAAGGATTTTATGATGAAGTTATTAAAAAAATCGTAAAAGATTCAAAACTTTTTGTACCTGTAAAAAGCATTCCAAATGGTGTTGAAGTTACAACAAGGAGTTCTAGTGAAAATAAATATGTTTTTATTCAGAATTTCAATATGCATTCCGTCAAAATGGAAATTGATACTCGAAATTCTCAAATCATTTTAGGGAATTATAAAAAATCTACAATAGAAGGTTTTGATACTATTGTCTTAAAACTAAAAAGATAATGCGTTCCTATATGGTAGTAAACTGATTAAGGATGCGTAAAATGGAAAAGCAGAGTAGGGGCAATTGTTTCGAAGGTTTAATTTATCCCAAGGAATACATTCGAAACTATGAAATTATAAGAGAAAAATATAAACCAGGGAAAAATAAGAATACACCTTATTATTCTAAATGGATGAAAATTGGCATGTGTAAAAGTGGATATGGATTCGTAAATTCAGAAGGAATGTCATATTCATATAGTCCGGGAGATTATTTTGTAATCTTGTCAAATGTTGCATACACAGTCAAATGTGAAAGCAAAGATGATACCCTATGGGAAAGTGTATTAATAGATGAACAGGCTGTTGGCTCCTTTTTTAATACTTGTAATAAAGTATTATTGGAAACAATGATTCACCAAAAAAATAAAATTCAGGTGTTTAACTATTTGGATAAACCTAAAATAGGGTTGTCGATTCATCTGTTATTTAGTGAACTTGAAAATATAGGACTTATGCAGTATGAAATTTTGACCGGGATTATACAAATACTAATTATTAATATTATTAGGGATTTTCAAGGGGACGATATAAACAATGAAAAAGATAGAAAGGATAGTTTTGACTATATTTTTCCATCAATTCAATATATTATGGATCATTACAATGAGACGATACGCATATCAACATTAGCGAAAGTATGTTATATGAGTGAGTCTTATTTTAGGAAAACATTTTATGAGTGTATGCATGTTTCACCTTCAGAATATATTAATCGATATCGAATTGATAAAGCTTGTGAATTGATTAAAACTACAAATCAATCAATAGATTTGATATCTTCAAAAGTTGGATTTCAATCAAAAGCGACTTTTTATCGAAATTTTAAACAGCAGAAAGGATGTAAACCGTTTCAGTGGAAAAGTAACGATTTATCAGAGTGAAAATAAAACACGATTTTATATTTTACAATTGAAGTATTAATTTCAAAAAAATGTGGTGAAAATGAGAGAAAATGTATTGAAATTGAAAACATTTTAACAAATGCGTTTGTTAAAATAAGTTGAAATTATATAATAGTCCATATCCATAAAAACGGACTATAATAACTTCTCGGAATCTCAATGAATGAGATCCCAACTGAAAATTGACAACTGAATATCGTGCAGGAAAAGAAATTTGTGAGAAATGGACATAAACGTTGGACATAGCGGGTACTATGCCTTGAAAAATTCTATCTTGGATTGTCGTCGGTAAAGATATGTACGGTCCTGCCGTATTTCGCCGGTGAACAGGGATATTCACAGAAGCAGCCGTACTTCCGATTGGCTTTTGGACACCGGCATTTTGCCCGGTGCTTGGCAGCCTCATATCCATCCTTATGCATACGTAAGCCCATCTTACAGATCAGGACACCATCGTCATCAATGGTGAAATCATCCTTATAAGTAAAATGTCCGGTATGACCGGGATTAAGGTCAATAAAGGGTGTGATATTTACCTGTCTGCAATATTTATAGACAGGGTAAGTATCTTGTGCGGAATCCAGAAGAAGTTTTTCAATGCGGAATTCCGGAAGGTATGCCTTCATGGTCAAAAAGGAATGGAGAAGTGAAAGCATGTCATGCCGGGAAGCCCGTTCCAAAAGTGGGAATATCGGGAGGTCGCTGTAGGAATCGGATGCCACATACATGTAGAGGTGGCAGCCGAAGAAATAGTATTCCCGATGAGAGTCCCATCCCCAGTTGCAGTCAGGCTGAGAGTATTGACGTTTACAGTTACAGGAAAAACAGCCGTTTTCCTTACAATCGCAGGTTCGCTTTTTTCGCTGTTATGCGGAAGTGCGGACAGGAGTGCCGTCATCGGCAAGTGCCGGATGGTACGGATCAATCAGCCCTTTGCGGACAGAAATACTTAGGAACTGCTGTTTATAGAGCCGGAAAATAAGAAAAAAAGGATTTTCCGGTTTCAACTGCCAGCGTTCCAGCAAAGGAAGAAGTTTAGAAGCGATGCTTGAAGAATCGCAAGGAGTTTTATCGCCTTTCTTTTTAGAGTATCCCCGAAGGGGAATCCACTTAAGATAGCGTAGAGAGGAGTTTCCCTGAGCATGCGGCACCAGATAGTGATGGAAGTCAAGAAACTAGAACTGCACGATATAATCCCAAGTACTTTTAGAGAGTGCAAAAGGGTCAGGATAAAATTTAAGGAATTCAGATACGAAAGTATCTTAATAAGCGGCATGGCCACCAGTATTAACAGGTAACATAATAATCGCCTTCAGTCGATTGAAATAGAATATAATCAATCGGCTTCGCCGCAAATTTTGGGAGATTTGTCAAGTGTTTTCGACAAAAAAAGTGGGTGATTTTTAAAATAAGGATTCTGAAAGCCTTATGGAATAAGAGGTGAAGATTCCGAGAAGTATTATACAATAAAGGAGGGTTTCTTTTATGAAAAAGATGGGTAAAAGAATTATGGCAGTTTGTATAGTGATTGTTATGATGCTCAGTTTAGTTGCATGTGGAGGCTCTAAGAGCGAGAAGGGTTCTGCAAAAGATGAAAATACGCTTACTGTATGGGCATGGGATTCGCAGTTCAATCTTTATGCTATGGAAGAAGCAGCAAAAATTTATCAGCAGAAAAATCCAGATTTCAAGCTCGAAACAACAGAGATTACATGGGATGATTTACAAACTAAGTTGGGAACAATTATTGGTTCTGGAGATTTTTCGCAGCTCCCAGATATTTGTTTAATGCAGGATTATGCATATCAGAAATATGTAACCATTTATGATGGATTGTTCCAGGATATAACGGATTGTGGGATTGACTTTTCGCAATTTGCAGAAGGTAAATTAACAGCTTCTGTTGTTGATGGAAAAAATTACGGTGTACCATTTGATAATGGAGCAGATGTTGCAATTTATAGAACAGATATTCTTGAAGAGGCAGGATATACAATTGAAGATTTGACCGATATTGATTGGGATAGATTTATTGAAATTGGTGAAGATGTTTATGAAAAAACAGGATATTCTCTTCTTTCTGTTCAGACAGGTGGATCAGATCTTATTTATCAGATGATGCAATCAGCAGGTAAGAGTACATGGAATGAAGATGGAACACCAAATATTGCAAATAATGCAGATTTAAAACAGTGTTTGGAAATTTATAAGGAAATGGCTGACAAACATGTAATGGATGTTAGAAATAGCTGGGATGAATATGTGGCTACATTTACAAGCGGAAAAACAGCAGGTGTAATTAATGGTTGTTGGATTATGGTACAGCTTCAGAGTGCGGAGGATCTTTCAGGAAAATGGGCTATTACTAATATCCCGTCATTACCAGGTGTAGAAGGTGCTACAAACTACACAAATCAGGGTGGATCCACTTGGGCAATTACATCAAACTGTCAGAACGTAGAACTTGCAACAGATTTTCTTGGAAGTACTTTTGCTGGAAGCACAGAATTATATGATACTATTCTTCCAGGCGCAGGTGCAATTTCAACATGGCTACCAGCAAGTGAAAGTGAAGTATATGCTGAGCCACAGGAATACTATGGAGGCCAAGCGGTTTACAAGTTGATTGCGGAATTTGCTTCAAAGGTGCCAACTGTAGATTTGGGTGTATACTATACAGAAGCTAATACTGCTTTAGCTACAGTAGTTGGGAATATTCTTGGAGGAGCAGATATTGATTCTGAATTAAAAACAGCACAGGATGATGTAGAATTTAATATGAGACAGTAACATGGATTATATAGGGGAACAATTGAAAATTGTTCATAAGTTCCCCTTTTCTAAATTTAAGAAAGATTTGGTGCAAATATGAGTAGTAAAAAATATCGCAAAAAACAAAGATTAAATCTTACTGGATGGGGATTCCTGATGCCGGCGATGATTTTAATTACCTGTTTTAGTTTATATCCAATGATTAGTGCTTTTATTACATCGCTGCAAACAGGAACTGGGACACAGCTTACTTTTTCTGGATTAAGTAATTATATAAGAGCTTTTCAGGACGATGTGTTTGTACAGTCTATAAAAAACTGTCTGTTTTATTTGATTATACAGGTTCCAGTAATGCTTGTTTTAGCATTAGTTTTTGCAAGTGCGCTTAATAATCCGCATTTAAGATTTAAGGGATTTTTTAGGACATGCATCTTCCTCCCATGTGCAACATCGTTAGTTGCATATGCAATTGTTTTTCGATCTTTGTTTGCAAACGATGGATTTATCAATACAATGTTGATAAAAATGGGAATTTTAGACGAAGCTTTTAATTTTTTAGCCAATCCCACTAGTGCTAAGATAGTAATTATTATTGCGCTTGTTTGGAGATGGACTGGCTATAATATGATTTTCTATTTAGCAGCACTCCAAAATATCGATTCCTCAGTTTATGAAGCGGCTAAAGTTGATGGGGCATCTCCTGTTCAGACATTCTTAAAAATCACCTTGCCATTGTTAAAACCAACAATATTGATGACTGCAATTATGTCAACGAATGGTACACTGCAGTTGTTCGATGAGTCTATGAACTTAACAAATGGTGGTCCGGGAAATGCTTCTATTACAATGTCACATTACATATATAATACAGCATTTAAAGGTGTTCCTAATTTTGGATATACTTCTGCAATGTCATTTATCATTTTACTGATGGTAGCAGTACTTGCATTTATCCAATTGAAAGTAGGTGAAGACAATGAGTAGAAAAGTAAAGAAATTTGGAATGTATTTTATGTTAATAGTAGTTTCAATTATTTCTATTTTCCCTATTTTTTGGATGGTAATAGCTTCAACCAATAGAAGTGTAGA carries:
- a CDS encoding beta-galactosidase yields the protein MAISQGGIKVKNYYINSLLHGGDYNPEQWLYDPCVLETDIEYFKKAHINEVTLGIFSWAMLEPEEEQYDFGWMETIINRLYENGISVILATPSGARPKWMSDKYPEVLRVDEKRNRFLYGMRHNHCYTSPVYREKTRKMNTELAKRFGNHPGVIAWHISNEYGGECHCPLCQEAFREWLKEKYQTIDRLNFAWATTFWSHRYNGFEQIESPSLCGEYGLHGLNLDWKRFVTDRTVDFVRHEVKAIRDAGSEKPTTINMMYDYKGLNYHKFKDVVDIISWDNYPQWHKKAEYLTAMDNGMQHDIMRSIKHQPYLLMESCPAATNWQPVSKLKKPGMLHLASLQAIAHGSDSVQYFQLRQSRGSSEKFHGAVIDHYGGSDTRVFDEVTRVGKSLEQLQEIVGTQVEAKVAVLFDWENRWAMEDAQGPRNKGLYYKETVEKSYYAFRKLGLDVDVIDMEQALESYSIVAIPMLYMFRDGFENKVRTFVENGGTVIMTYWSGIVDDTDLCYLGGTPHGLMDVFGIRSTEIDALYDWESNTSIPVKGNSLKMTSEWKCKNLCDLVKTTSAEVLAVYGEDFYAGMPTATKNRFGRGNAYYICADFEQGFYDEVIKKIVKDSKLFVPVKSIPNGVEVTTRSSSENKYVFIQNFNMHSVKMEIDTRNSQIILGNYKKSTIEGFDTIVLKLKR
- a CDS encoding helix-turn-helix domain-containing protein is translated as MEKQSRGNCFEGLIYPKEYIRNYEIIREKYKPGKNKNTPYYSKWMKIGMCKSGYGFVNSEGMSYSYSPGDYFVILSNVAYTVKCESKDDTLWESVLIDEQAVGSFFNTCNKVLLETMIHQKNKIQVFNYLDKPKIGLSIHLLFSELENIGLMQYEILTGIIQILIINIIRDFQGDDINNEKDRKDSFDYIFPSIQYIMDHYNETIRISTLAKVCYMSESYFRKTFYECMHVSPSEYINRYRIDKACELIKTTNQSIDLISSKVGFQSKATFYRNFKQQKGCKPFQWKSNDLSE
- a CDS encoding ABC transporter substrate-binding protein; the encoded protein is MKKMGKRIMAVCIVIVMMLSLVACGGSKSEKGSAKDENTLTVWAWDSQFNLYAMEEAAKIYQQKNPDFKLETTEITWDDLQTKLGTIIGSGDFSQLPDICLMQDYAYQKYVTIYDGLFQDITDCGIDFSQFAEGKLTASVVDGKNYGVPFDNGADVAIYRTDILEEAGYTIEDLTDIDWDRFIEIGEDVYEKTGYSLLSVQTGGSDLIYQMMQSAGKSTWNEDGTPNIANNADLKQCLEIYKEMADKHVMDVRNSWDEYVATFTSGKTAGVINGCWIMVQLQSAEDLSGKWAITNIPSLPGVEGATNYTNQGGSTWAITSNCQNVELATDFLGSTFAGSTELYDTILPGAGAISTWLPASESEVYAEPQEYYGGQAVYKLIAEFASKVPTVDLGVYYTEANTALATVVGNILGGADIDSELKTAQDDVEFNMRQ
- a CDS encoding carbohydrate ABC transporter permease is translated as MSSKKYRKKQRLNLTGWGFLMPAMILITCFSLYPMISAFITSLQTGTGTQLTFSGLSNYIRAFQDDVFVQSIKNCLFYLIIQVPVMLVLALVFASALNNPHLRFKGFFRTCIFLPCATSLVAYAIVFRSLFANDGFINTMLIKMGILDEAFNFLANPTSAKIVIIIALVWRWTGYNMIFYLAALQNIDSSVYEAAKVDGASPVQTFLKITLPLLKPTILMTAIMSTNGTLQLFDESMNLTNGGPGNASITMSHYIYNTAFKGVPNFGYTSAMSFIILLMVAVLAFIQLKVGEDNE